The Pungitius pungitius chromosome 10, fPunPun2.1, whole genome shotgun sequence genome has a window encoding:
- the itm2bb gene encoding integral membrane protein 2Bb isoform X2 yields MVKVSFSSALAQKDVKKDAETLIPEEDKDAEAALSPLRHQSRAWCWMMCLGLALMLSGVVVGGAYLYHHYYVQEEGRVFVCGVNYREEDYMIQDEVENPLRQLQERIRVLEREQVELISVPVPEFDDGDPADIVHDFQRRLTAYLDLSLNKCYVIPLNTSIVMPPKDFRDLISNVLAGTYLPQSYLIHEEMIVTERLEQVDQLGSFIYNLCQGKDTFKLQRRDRILGMQKREALNCHKIRHFENKFVVETLICEQ; encoded by the exons ATGGTGAAGGTGTCTTTTAGCTCCGCATTGGCTCAAAAAGATGTGAAAAAGGACGCAGAAACTCTCATCCCCGAGGAGGACAAA GATGCGGAGGCAGCGCTGTCGCCACTGCGTCACCAGTCCCGGGCCTGGTGCTGGATGATGTGCCTGGGCCTGGCGCTCATGCTGTCCGGAGTGGTGGTCGGAGGTGCCTACCTGTACCACCACTACTACGTCCAGGAG GAAGGTCGCGTGTTCGTGTGCGGCGTCAACTACCGCGAGGAGGACTACATGATCCAGGACGAAGTGGAG AACCCACTGCGGCAGCTGCAGGAGCGGATCCGGGTGCTGGAGAGGGAGCAGGTGGAGCTCATCTCCGTCCCCGTCCCAGAGTTCGATGACGGAGACCCGGCCGACATCGTCCACGACTTCCAGAGG aggtTGACGGCCTACCTTGACCTGAGTCTGAACAAGTGCTATGTCATCCCGCTCAACACCTCCATCGTCATGCCGCCCAAAGACTTTAGGGATCTGATCAGCAACGTGTTG GCCGGCACCTACCTGCCTCAGTCTTACCTGATCCACGAGGAGATGATTGTGACTGAGCGCCTGGAGCAAGTCGACCAGCTCGGCTCCTTCATTTACAACCTGTGCCAAGGCAAAGACACCTTCAAGCTGCAGCGCAGGGACAGGATTCTGG GTATGCAGAAGCGCGAAGCGCTGAACTGCCACAAGATCCGTCACTTCGAGAACAAGTTTGTGGTGGAGACTCTGATCTGTGAGCAGTga
- the itm2bb gene encoding integral membrane protein 2Bb isoform X1, which produces MVKVSFSSALAQKDVKKDAETLIPEEDKDAEAALSPLRHQSRAWCWMMCLGLALMLSGVVVGGAYLYHHYYVQEVSYQPQEGWDDEEGRVFVCGVNYREEDYMIQDEVENPLRQLQERIRVLEREQVELISVPVPEFDDGDPADIVHDFQRRLTAYLDLSLNKCYVIPLNTSIVMPPKDFRDLISNVLAGTYLPQSYLIHEEMIVTERLEQVDQLGSFIYNLCQGKDTFKLQRRDRILGMQKREALNCHKIRHFENKFVVETLICEQ; this is translated from the exons ATGGTGAAGGTGTCTTTTAGCTCCGCATTGGCTCAAAAAGATGTGAAAAAGGACGCAGAAACTCTCATCCCCGAGGAGGACAAA GATGCGGAGGCAGCGCTGTCGCCACTGCGTCACCAGTCCCGGGCCTGGTGCTGGATGATGTGCCTGGGCCTGGCGCTCATGCTGTCCGGAGTGGTGGTCGGAGGTGCCTACCTGTACCACCACTACTACGTCCAGGAGGTGAGCTACCAGCCCCAAGAAGGGTGGGACGACGAG GAAGGTCGCGTGTTCGTGTGCGGCGTCAACTACCGCGAGGAGGACTACATGATCCAGGACGAAGTGGAG AACCCACTGCGGCAGCTGCAGGAGCGGATCCGGGTGCTGGAGAGGGAGCAGGTGGAGCTCATCTCCGTCCCCGTCCCAGAGTTCGATGACGGAGACCCGGCCGACATCGTCCACGACTTCCAGAGG aggtTGACGGCCTACCTTGACCTGAGTCTGAACAAGTGCTATGTCATCCCGCTCAACACCTCCATCGTCATGCCGCCCAAAGACTTTAGGGATCTGATCAGCAACGTGTTG GCCGGCACCTACCTGCCTCAGTCTTACCTGATCCACGAGGAGATGATTGTGACTGAGCGCCTGGAGCAAGTCGACCAGCTCGGCTCCTTCATTTACAACCTGTGCCAAGGCAAAGACACCTTCAAGCTGCAGCGCAGGGACAGGATTCTGG GTATGCAGAAGCGCGAAGCGCTGAACTGCCACAAGATCCGTCACTTCGAGAACAAGTTTGTGGTGGAGACTCTGATCTGTGAGCAGTga